From Flavipsychrobacter sp., a single genomic window includes:
- a CDS encoding acyltransferase, giving the protein MSKLVSKLLKRFFSTKRQILKSKYNRVLPTNEVFTDRWEKAAYLGFGKGSSVYDSACVFGEVKVGENTWVGPYTILDGSGGLMIGNNCSISAGVHIYSHSTVLWAVSGGKEGYEYGEVKIGNNCFIGPQSMIQKGVIIGSQCIVAANSFVNKDIPDNTVVGGNPAKVLGKVNFNNGKPEIQYNK; this is encoded by the coding sequence ATGAGCAAGTTGGTTAGTAAACTGCTGAAAAGATTTTTTTCAACTAAAAGACAAATACTGAAGTCTAAGTACAACCGTGTGCTACCGACTAACGAAGTATTTACTGATAGATGGGAAAAAGCTGCTTATTTAGGTTTTGGTAAAGGCAGCAGTGTATATGATAGTGCTTGCGTTTTTGGAGAGGTAAAAGTGGGGGAAAATACTTGGGTAGGTCCATATACTATACTCGACGGTTCAGGAGGTTTGATGATAGGGAATAATTGTTCTATATCTGCGGGAGTTCATATTTATAGCCACAGTACAGTGTTGTGGGCAGTAAGTGGCGGTAAAGAAGGCTACGAATATGGGGAAGTGAAAATTGGAAATAATTGTTTTATCGGACCACAATCAATGATTCAAAAAGGGGTAATTATAGGTAGCCAATGTATTGTTGCTGCCAATAGTTTTGTTAACAAAGATATACCTGATAATACAGTAGTAGGAGGTAATCCTGCAAAAGTATTAGGAAAGGTAAATTTCAATAACGGAAAGCCAGAAATACAATACAATAAATAA